In Streptomyces alboniger, the following are encoded in one genomic region:
- a CDS encoding class I SAM-dependent DNA methyltransferase codes for MSNAHTDRKTSKQWQEEAAEEWDRYADIWDSWTPDDSRDDAEEAADFLAGLAKGGTALELGIGTGRVALPLAQRGVRVAGIDASPKMLLKLKEKPGGDRIEVFEGNFADVDVKEDYDVIFIALATLFVLPDQDEQARCLANSAKRLKPGGRLVVQNIVPDMTYYQRGRQNDYGMTEPFRISGRLAGHPRLAWFEMNHVDPTTQMVKRTDVIMSEKGNRIIAATMRFVWPSEQDLMARLGGLTLEDRWGGWRKEPFHYDSRDAVSVYRKQ; via the coding sequence ATGTCCAATGCGCACACCGATCGCAAGACCAGCAAGCAGTGGCAGGAAGAGGCGGCGGAGGAGTGGGACCGGTACGCCGACATCTGGGACAGCTGGACCCCCGATGACAGCCGGGACGATGCCGAGGAGGCCGCGGACTTCCTCGCGGGCCTCGCCAAGGGCGGCACCGCCCTGGAGCTGGGGATCGGGACGGGCCGCGTAGCCCTGCCGCTCGCGCAGCGCGGCGTGCGGGTGGCCGGTATCGACGCCTCGCCGAAGATGCTGCTGAAGCTCAAGGAGAAGCCGGGCGGGGACCGGATCGAGGTCTTCGAGGGCAACTTCGCCGATGTCGACGTCAAGGAGGACTACGACGTCATCTTCATCGCCCTCGCCACCCTGTTCGTCCTGCCCGACCAGGACGAGCAGGCCCGCTGCCTGGCCAACAGTGCCAAGCGGCTCAAGCCGGGCGGGCGGCTCGTCGTCCAGAACATCGTGCCGGACATGACGTACTACCAGCGCGGGCGGCAGAACGACTACGGGATGACCGAGCCGTTCCGTATCTCGGGCCGGCTGGCCGGGCACCCGCGGCTCGCCTGGTTCGAGATGAACCACGTCGACCCGACGACGCAGATGGTCAAGCGCACGGACGTCATCATGAGCGAGAAGGGCAACCGCATCATCGCGGCGACCATGCGGTTCGTGTGGCCCTCGGAGCAGGACCTGATGGCCCGGCTGGGCGGCCTGACGCTGGAGGACCGCTGGGGAGGCTGGCGCAAGGAGCCCTTCCACTACGACAGCAGGGACGCGGTGTCCGTCTACCGCAAGCAGTGA
- a CDS encoding aspartate aminotransferase family protein, giving the protein MIDPADYALWNSGVPRPYLKALSRDDLLTEGDGVRVRDSGGRWYLDGRSGLWNVTLGYGNTRVKEAIKQQVDRLPFANSYGYGRPAQVTVDCAEALVRHLPEGINHVRFASNGAQAVEMALQLSRFLRLRAGQPERMAVFAMWDGFHGQGPGAGMVTGVPYLHHQTGPMLPEVHHAPGPFSAGATQGVSDMERLITEFGPERVTAVIVEPVVGEGGHILSPEYLGSLGRFCRQHDIHLIFDEVVTGMGRVGDFTRAGQLPDVTPDIITLGKGITSGYVPMSAVAIHDRLYEQLHERTTGDTALSVGSTNDGHAVAAAAALAVIGALTEDGVLENVRRREADLLSALGKLQAQHPELRAFRALGLFCGLELGEPGGPSWSPGKVNQLRMTLESRGVLSSSLRVVPNLMLMPPLVITEDDVAEIADALDGALTDVKSGRRPESGFAKAMG; this is encoded by the coding sequence GTGATTGACCCCGCCGACTACGCCCTGTGGAACAGCGGCGTGCCGCGCCCGTACCTCAAGGCGCTGTCCCGCGACGACCTGCTCACCGAGGGCGACGGCGTGCGCGTCCGTGACTCCGGTGGCCGCTGGTACCTGGACGGCCGCTCCGGGCTGTGGAACGTGACGCTCGGCTACGGCAACACCCGCGTCAAGGAGGCCATCAAGCAGCAGGTGGACCGGCTGCCGTTCGCCAACAGCTACGGCTACGGACGTCCCGCGCAGGTCACCGTGGACTGCGCCGAGGCCCTCGTCCGTCATCTGCCCGAGGGCATCAACCACGTCCGGTTCGCCAGCAACGGGGCCCAGGCGGTGGAGATGGCCCTCCAGCTGTCGCGCTTCCTGCGGCTGCGGGCCGGGCAGCCCGAGCGCATGGCCGTGTTCGCCATGTGGGACGGCTTCCACGGGCAGGGGCCGGGCGCCGGCATGGTGACCGGTGTCCCCTACCTGCACCACCAGACCGGGCCGATGCTCCCCGAGGTGCACCACGCTCCCGGCCCGTTCTCGGCGGGCGCGACGCAGGGCGTCAGCGACATGGAACGGCTGATCACCGAGTTCGGCCCCGAGCGGGTGACCGCGGTGATCGTGGAGCCCGTCGTCGGCGAGGGCGGCCACATCCTGTCCCCCGAGTACCTCGGCTCCCTGGGCCGGTTCTGCCGTCAGCACGACATCCATCTGATCTTCGACGAGGTCGTCACCGGCATGGGCCGGGTCGGCGACTTCACCCGCGCCGGCCAACTGCCCGATGTCACCCCCGACATCATCACCCTGGGCAAGGGCATCACCTCGGGGTACGTGCCGATGTCGGCCGTCGCCATCCACGACCGCCTCTACGAGCAGCTGCACGAGCGCACCACGGGCGACACCGCGCTCAGCGTCGGCTCGACCAACGACGGCCACGCGGTGGCCGCTGCGGCGGCGCTCGCGGTGATCGGGGCGCTCACCGAGGACGGCGTGCTGGAGAACGTACGCCGCCGTGAGGCTGATCTCCTCTCCGCCCTGGGCAAGCTCCAGGCCCAGCACCCCGAGCTGAGGGCCTTCCGCGCTCTCGGCCTGTTCTGCGGCCTGGAGCTCGGCGAGCCCGGCGGTCCGTCGTGGTCCCCGGGCAAGGTGAACCAGCTGCGCATGACCTTGGAGAGCCGAGGCGTGCTCAGCTCCAGCCTGCGTGTCGTACCGAATCTGATGCTCATGCCGCCGCTGGTCATCACCGAGGACGACGTGGCGGAGATAGCCGATGCGCTCGACGGCGCGCTCACCGATGTGAAGTCGGGTCGGCGCCCCGAGTCCGGGTTCGCCAAGGCCATGGGATGA
- a CDS encoding serine hydrolase domain-containing protein: protein MVDQVVADPNPNPGAFLLARRGSDDRFGAAGVADRAAGTPMAPDLKFRTGSVTKTFTATVVLQLVAEHRLRLDDTVQSLLPDQVRADNALSGAPITVRQLLNHTSGLYDYIDGLLPYFRGLDQYWPRDQLIRIGLAQPRYFPAPGTRFRYSNTNYLLLDLIVERITDRDLRTNLERRVFTPLGLRDTSYPLAQTVIDGAHVHGYADVSLLLPNAPDPTRFDVTAFSPSEAGASGALVTTAADIARFYRALLRGRLLPQGLLRRMLTDTVPTTGSAPPAVAYGLGVYVYATKCGRAYGHGGSAPGYLTYVLNSRDGRDQLVAHTNWNSFAGTGIDEDFWAAFQQGYCQRPG, encoded by the coding sequence TTGGTCGACCAGGTGGTGGCGGACCCGAACCCCAACCCAGGCGCTTTCCTCCTCGCCCGCCGCGGCTCGGACGACCGCTTCGGCGCGGCCGGCGTCGCCGACCGTGCCGCCGGCACGCCGATGGCGCCGGACCTGAAGTTCCGCACCGGGAGCGTCACAAAAACCTTCACCGCAACGGTCGTCCTGCAACTCGTCGCCGAGCACCGGTTGCGCCTCGACGACACCGTGCAGAGCCTGCTGCCCGACCAGGTCCGCGCCGACAACGCACTGTCCGGCGCGCCCATCACTGTCCGCCAGTTGCTCAACCACACGAGCGGGCTGTACGACTACATCGACGGGCTGCTTCCCTACTTCCGCGGGCTTGACCAGTACTGGCCCCGTGACCAGCTGATCAGGATCGGCCTCGCCCAGCCCCGGTACTTCCCAGCTCCCGGGACCCGGTTCCGCTACTCCAATACCAACTACCTGCTCCTCGACCTGATCGTCGAACGGATCACCGACCGCGATCTGCGCACCAACCTCGAACGCCGCGTCTTCACCCCGCTCGGGCTGCGCGACACTTCGTACCCGCTGGCACAGACCGTCATCGACGGAGCCCACGTACACGGCTACGCGGACGTCTCGCTCCTGCTGCCGAACGCGCCGGACCCAACCCGGTTCGACGTCACCGCGTTCAGCCCGTCCGAGGCCGGCGCGTCGGGCGCCCTCGTCACGACCGCGGCCGACATCGCACGCTTCTACCGGGCCCTGCTGCGAGGACGTCTACTGCCCCAAGGCCTGCTTCGCCGGATGCTCACCGACACGGTCCCCACAACGGGAAGCGCCCCGCCCGCTGTCGCCTACGGCCTGGGGGTCTATGTCTACGCGACCAAGTGCGGCCGTGCGTACGGCCACGGCGGCAGCGCACCCGGGTACCTGACCTACGTCCTCAACAGCCGCGACGGGCGCGACCAACTCGTCGCCCACACCAACTGGAACTCGTTCGCCGGCACCGGGATCGACGAGGACTTCTGGGCTGCCTTCCAGCAGGGTTACTGCCAAAGGCCTGGGTAG
- a CDS encoding crotonase/enoyl-CoA hydratase family protein, with translation MSEEFGQDRPAEAGSGSGTDVLVERRGPVLVIQLNRPRVRNALTRAMAERLAAAFTELDARAELRLGVLTGTPPAFCSGMDLGAFARGERASLPGRGFGGLTEQPPSKPLIAAVEGAAVGGGFEMVLACDMVVAADDAVFGLPELRRGLVAAAGGLLRLPRAIAPAVAMEMALTGEPIDAQRAFALGLVNRVVAPGTALTAACELAEKIAAHADHAVLASKGVLARVRDGELADEYRSHRELLSGILDSPGARAGAREFVRERPGGPR, from the coding sequence ATGAGCGAAGAGTTCGGGCAGGATCGTCCGGCCGAAGCGGGCAGCGGGAGCGGCACGGACGTGCTCGTCGAGCGCCGCGGCCCCGTGCTCGTGATCCAACTGAACCGGCCGCGCGTACGCAACGCGCTGACCCGCGCCATGGCCGAACGGCTCGCCGCCGCCTTCACGGAACTGGATGCCCGAGCGGAGCTGCGTCTCGGCGTCCTGACCGGCACCCCGCCGGCGTTCTGCTCCGGCATGGACCTCGGGGCCTTCGCCCGCGGGGAGCGCGCCTCCCTGCCGGGGCGTGGCTTCGGCGGTCTGACGGAGCAGCCGCCGAGCAAGCCGCTGATCGCCGCCGTGGAGGGTGCGGCGGTCGGCGGTGGTTTCGAGATGGTGCTCGCCTGCGACATGGTGGTGGCGGCGGACGACGCGGTGTTCGGGCTGCCCGAGCTGCGCCGAGGGCTGGTGGCCGCGGCCGGCGGACTGCTGCGGCTGCCGCGCGCGATCGCGCCGGCCGTGGCGATGGAGATGGCACTGACCGGCGAACCGATCGATGCGCAGCGGGCCTTCGCGCTGGGTCTTGTCAACCGTGTGGTGGCCCCGGGGACGGCGCTGACGGCCGCCTGCGAGCTGGCGGAGAAGATCGCCGCGCATGCGGACCACGCCGTCCTCGCGAGCAAGGGGGTCCTCGCTCGGGTGCGCGACGGGGAGTTGGCGGACGAGTACCGGTCGCACCGCGAGCTGCTGTCGGGGATCCTCGACTCCCCCGGCGCGCGGGCAGGTGCGCGTGAGTTCGTCCGGGAACGTCCGGGCGGACCGCGATGA
- a CDS encoding amidohydrolase family protein, translating into MTASAEPAAPAHRVVDVCALSLDRECWRTYFRGLGAVAPAYLRAFGRHATAVFGADYPRFRARLDAGDQDGAVDLLVSGQPERVDSDALLKTMDDNGVVHQILMSCGGATADGDDVNSRVAAVAAKAPDRLRAWAGIDLTDPGRAVAELERCHLLGMRGFAVTPFWQGVDPRDTAYDPVYRRARELGMPLWLHTGHHFSRHAAELCHPRNVDWIALRHPGLPIVAGHAAWPWTLELISIAQRHRHVYLDISSHRPQWMARPGSGWESLLLYGTTVLRDRVLFGSATWVNADPVAALARQVAALDLGDEVTDLWLYGNAARLLGLGPG; encoded by the coding sequence GTGACCGCATCCGCTGAGCCGGCCGCCCCCGCGCACCGTGTCGTCGACGTCTGCGCGCTGTCCCTGGACCGCGAGTGCTGGCGGACGTACTTCCGCGGGCTCGGCGCGGTGGCGCCGGCGTACCTGCGCGCCTTCGGCCGGCACGCGACCGCGGTCTTCGGCGCCGATTACCCGCGCTTCCGTGCCCGCCTAGACGCCGGGGACCAGGACGGTGCCGTCGACCTGCTCGTGTCGGGTCAGCCCGAACGCGTCGACTCCGACGCGCTGTTGAAGACCATGGACGACAACGGCGTCGTCCACCAGATCCTGATGAGCTGCGGCGGCGCCACCGCCGACGGCGACGACGTCAACAGCCGGGTCGCCGCCGTCGCCGCCAAGGCGCCCGACCGGCTCCGGGCCTGGGCGGGCATTGACCTGACCGACCCGGGCCGTGCCGTCGCCGAGCTGGAACGCTGCCATCTTCTCGGTATGCGCGGCTTCGCGGTGACCCCGTTCTGGCAGGGCGTCGACCCGCGCGACACCGCGTACGACCCGGTCTACCGCAGGGCACGAGAGCTGGGCATGCCGTTGTGGCTGCACACCGGGCACCACTTCTCGCGGCACGCGGCCGAGTTGTGCCATCCCCGCAACGTCGACTGGATCGCCCTGCGTCACCCCGGCCTGCCGATCGTCGCGGGGCACGCCGCCTGGCCCTGGACCCTTGAGCTGATCTCCATCGCCCAGCGGCACCGCCACGTCTACCTCGACATCTCCTCCCACCGACCGCAGTGGATGGCCCGCCCCGGATCGGGCTGGGAATCCCTGCTCCTGTACGGCACCACGGTGCTGCGCGACCGGGTCCTGTTCGGCTCGGCGACCTGGGTCAACGCCGATCCGGTCGCCGCGCTCGCCCGGCAGGTCGCCGCCCTGGATCTCGGCGACGAGGTCACGGACCTCTGGCTGTACGGCAACGCGGCCCGCCTGCTCGGACTCGGCCCCGGCTGA
- a CDS encoding FAD-dependent monooxygenase, translating to MAELRILIVGAGIAGLSLARALEGNGMSADVVERDGELRSAGTGLYLPANAVRALKQLGLGDELVGRAHPVTRQRILDHRGRVLAEFPLSTIWGEVGGCFAISRSELHVMLRSSLVAPGIRLGTAVTDISAEGTVTFSSGEQRTYDLVVGADGVGSTVRRTVFSHEAPRFLGQVCWRFVAEQTPESAGTTDWTARLGSGGRTFLTVPLDDDRVYCYADINSADPEAPAGDWRSLFAGFAGPVPSLLEQAGGAHFASLAEIAVTDWVRPRVVLIGDAAHACSPSMAQGGAMALEDALVLADLLSTATAETVSPALAAYQERRRARIQWVLAQNHRRDKARNLPSPLRNLTLRFGGERLVRTNHAPLHDTP from the coding sequence ATGGCGGAACTTCGCATACTCATCGTCGGCGCCGGGATCGCGGGGCTGTCCCTGGCCCGGGCCCTCGAGGGCAACGGCATGAGTGCAGACGTAGTGGAGCGCGACGGTGAACTACGTTCCGCGGGAACCGGGTTGTATCTTCCGGCCAATGCGGTGCGCGCACTGAAGCAGTTGGGCTTGGGCGATGAACTCGTAGGCCGGGCGCACCCCGTGACACGGCAGCGGATCCTCGACCACCGCGGCCGCGTCCTGGCGGAGTTCCCCCTCAGCACGATCTGGGGCGAGGTGGGCGGCTGCTTCGCGATCAGCCGGAGCGAACTGCACGTCATGCTGCGCTCCTCGCTCGTTGCCCCGGGCATACGGCTCGGCACCGCCGTGACCGACATCAGCGCCGAGGGCACCGTCACGTTCTCCAGCGGTGAGCAGCGGACGTACGATCTCGTCGTCGGCGCTGATGGTGTCGGGTCCACGGTGCGCCGTACCGTGTTCTCCCACGAGGCACCACGTTTCCTGGGGCAGGTCTGCTGGAGGTTCGTCGCCGAGCAGACGCCGGAGAGCGCAGGGACGACCGACTGGACCGCGCGACTGGGCAGCGGAGGTCGCACCTTTCTGACCGTCCCTCTGGATGACGACCGGGTCTACTGCTATGCCGACATCAACAGCGCGGATCCCGAGGCGCCGGCCGGTGACTGGCGGTCACTTTTCGCGGGGTTCGCCGGTCCCGTCCCGTCCTTGCTGGAACAAGCCGGGGGCGCGCACTTCGCATCGCTTGCGGAGATCGCTGTCACGGACTGGGTGCGCCCGCGCGTGGTGCTCATCGGCGACGCCGCGCACGCCTGTTCGCCCAGTATGGCCCAGGGCGGGGCGATGGCCCTCGAGGACGCCCTCGTGCTGGCGGACCTCCTCAGCACGGCGACCGCCGAGACTGTCAGCCCGGCTCTGGCCGCTTATCAGGAGCGCCGCAGGGCCCGCATCCAGTGGGTCCTGGCACAGAACCACCGGCGCGACAAGGCCCGCAACCTTCCCTCCCCTCTGCGCAACCTCACCCTCCGGTTCGGCGGGGAACGCCTCGTCCGAACCAACCACGCACCTCTGCACGACACTCCGTAG
- a CDS encoding TetR/AcrR family transcriptional regulator, giving the protein MPRVADHDARHGQITDAVQRLIVRHGLAAVTVARTAAEAGMSVGLVQHYFTAKDEMLLATFTRVNGRFTARVDELVNRGEAEGRTIAEMLRQALAELVPLDDARRAEFLVRLAFADRAAHNARLAAVQRETLVGIRSRVAQAIDNGTACGEVAQGIDAADQALQIVAFTEGLALHAHIDPDGTPKPAILAALDGRLGRVFTGTCRHTQPG; this is encoded by the coding sequence GTGCCGAGAGTTGCCGACCATGACGCCCGACACGGGCAGATCACCGACGCCGTCCAACGCCTGATCGTGCGACACGGCCTCGCCGCCGTGACCGTCGCGCGGACCGCCGCGGAAGCGGGAATGTCCGTCGGTCTGGTGCAGCACTACTTCACGGCGAAGGACGAGATGCTGCTGGCCACGTTCACCCGCGTGAACGGGCGTTTCACCGCACGGGTGGACGAGCTGGTGAACCGGGGCGAGGCCGAGGGCCGAACCATCGCCGAGATGCTGCGGCAGGCGTTGGCCGAGCTCGTGCCGCTCGACGACGCCCGCCGCGCCGAGTTCCTGGTCCGTCTCGCCTTTGCGGACCGGGCCGCGCACAACGCCCGCCTGGCCGCCGTCCAGAGAGAGACCCTCGTGGGCATCCGCTCACGCGTCGCCCAGGCCATCGACAATGGCACGGCATGCGGCGAGGTCGCTCAGGGAATCGACGCGGCTGACCAGGCCCTGCAAATCGTTGCGTTCACCGAAGGACTCGCCCTGCACGCGCACATCGACCCCGACGGCACACCGAAACCGGCGATCCTCGCGGCGCTGGACGGCCGGCTCGGCCGCGTCTTCACGGGAACCTGTCGACATACTCAGCCCGGCTAG
- a CDS encoding response regulator transcription factor, whose protein sequence is MQALGVLVVDRHPVVRYALSSLLDTRVAWTAEAATSDEAWNAVTTSCPGVVVLELELDGATSGADLCQRVKAMEDAPRVVVFTGDTSPGAVVSAISAGADSFLHKSVGSSELVDAVVRTYNGQRMWILGKNEREHVDVRSVMPDGLPAITRREEQVLSLVLRRYTNEEIASELSLASQTIKNQVSSALRKLGVSGRRELFRKYSSPTGVTTGARG, encoded by the coding sequence ATGCAAGCGTTAGGTGTACTCGTCGTCGATCGCCACCCCGTGGTCAGGTACGCGCTGTCGTCACTGCTCGACACGAGAGTGGCGTGGACGGCGGAGGCCGCCACGAGTGACGAGGCGTGGAATGCCGTCACAACGTCCTGCCCGGGTGTCGTCGTACTCGAACTGGAACTGGACGGCGCGACCAGCGGTGCCGATCTCTGCCAACGGGTGAAGGCGATGGAGGACGCGCCCCGGGTCGTCGTCTTCACCGGAGACACCTCGCCCGGGGCCGTCGTCTCCGCCATATCGGCGGGGGCCGACAGCTTCCTGCACAAGAGCGTGGGCAGTTCGGAACTCGTGGACGCGGTGGTGCGCACGTACAACGGCCAACGCATGTGGATACTTGGCAAGAACGAACGCGAACACGTGGACGTGCGCAGCGTCATGCCCGACGGGCTGCCCGCCATCACCCGCCGGGAAGAGCAGGTCCTGAGCCTCGTACTGCGCCGCTATACCAACGAGGAAATCGCCAGCGAACTCTCCCTGGCCTCCCAGACCATAAAGAATCAAGTCAGTAGCGCCCTGCGGAAACTGGGCGTCAGCGGCCGACGTGAACTGTTCCGTAAGTACTCCTCTCCGACCGGGGTGACCACCGGGGCCCGGGGTTGA
- a CDS encoding ankyrin repeat domain-containing protein, whose protein sequence is MLTAQSTEARDRDGHYPYAGFVRPPCHHRRMGFFDDLVLPEEPAAERTALVRLSPPGEGAARYAPPVDWFAPVLHSQLEVAGAGSHVRVVMTGWSLWPHAATLHLSVFRKARWRSADSGRQSGLRVGLLFCDGRRVTSLDPTVQRAVKWTRPDGEKSTAMTDQAVGLIPLDPGLHGSRRSLFKTDVDLYLAELPPPGKAHLVVEWPDEGIDETRTSIDTAALHASAARVLEVWPGLEPPDPAGQPGSFSTIEMGGPPGFLAPPLTGHQRMMLRRQEEERLRYEPRADWERMAYGDWGNAAVIRARLDGGAPPSTRAAGQESTPLHLAAERGAAEAVAALLAHGAEADARDEDEHTPLWYAACTVDEGSVRALISAGADVWTPQIGPWSPGRLLLTTPLAPLVAGLPGAVELPVEEAAAFREADALIAACGDRELWTEGLGLCFVRGLSEEEVIRRLGADPAKCPTADLEHGPFDLTDYDEPLRYAGVVSVPGAPGGCVITQEGYMPSDDAVLRAISAGTDAYGIYFNPKGGTFGTLARDGEVALSEEIDLWPDESAPAAHWHFRFWQRRHTFPHGANTLAYAAAMAGLRISDAQEAVERRSSRRWVELPPQLHDVP, encoded by the coding sequence GTGCTGACGGCCCAGAGCACCGAGGCCCGTGATCGAGACGGACACTATCCGTACGCAGGCTTTGTCAGACCCCCCTGTCACCATCGGCGCATGGGGTTCTTCGACGATCTGGTGTTACCCGAGGAACCGGCCGCGGAGCGGACCGCGTTGGTACGGCTGAGCCCGCCGGGAGAGGGCGCCGCGCGTTACGCGCCGCCCGTCGACTGGTTCGCGCCGGTGCTGCACTCGCAGTTGGAGGTGGCCGGTGCCGGATCGCATGTCCGGGTGGTGATGACGGGATGGTCCCTGTGGCCGCACGCGGCGACCCTGCATCTGTCAGTCTTCCGCAAGGCCCGCTGGCGGAGTGCGGACTCCGGCCGGCAGTCGGGGCTCAGGGTCGGTCTGTTGTTCTGCGACGGCCGTCGGGTGACCTCATTGGACCCCACGGTGCAGCGAGCCGTGAAGTGGACAAGGCCGGATGGAGAGAAGTCCACGGCGATGACGGACCAGGCCGTCGGGCTGATCCCACTGGACCCCGGCTTGCACGGGTCCCGCCGGTCCCTCTTCAAGACCGACGTCGACCTGTATCTGGCGGAACTGCCACCGCCCGGCAAAGCGCATCTGGTCGTCGAGTGGCCGGACGAGGGCATCGACGAGACGCGCACCTCGATCGACACGGCCGCCTTGCATGCCTCCGCGGCGCGGGTGCTCGAGGTCTGGCCGGGCCTGGAGCCACCGGACCCCGCGGGGCAGCCGGGTTCCTTCTCGACCATCGAGATGGGAGGACCGCCTGGCTTCCTCGCCCCGCCTCTGACTGGACATCAGCGCATGATGCTGCGCCGCCAGGAGGAGGAGCGGCTGCGCTATGAGCCGCGGGCCGACTGGGAGCGGATGGCCTACGGCGATTGGGGGAACGCGGCGGTGATCCGGGCCCGGCTCGATGGGGGCGCGCCGCCCAGCACCCGCGCCGCAGGGCAGGAGTCGACCCCGCTGCACCTGGCGGCGGAGCGCGGGGCGGCGGAAGCGGTCGCCGCCCTTCTGGCCCATGGCGCGGAGGCCGACGCACGCGATGAGGACGAGCACACGCCTCTGTGGTACGCCGCCTGCACCGTGGACGAGGGCAGCGTCCGTGCGCTGATCTCCGCTGGTGCCGATGTGTGGACCCCACAGATAGGGCCCTGGTCACCGGGCCGGCTGCTGCTGACCACACCGCTCGCTCCACTCGTCGCTGGACTGCCCGGGGCAGTGGAACTGCCTGTCGAAGAGGCCGCTGCCTTCCGGGAAGCGGACGCGCTCATCGCGGCGTGCGGCGATCGAGAGCTGTGGACCGAGGGGCTCGGTCTCTGCTTCGTGCGGGGGCTGAGCGAGGAAGAGGTCATACGGCGCCTGGGTGCTGACCCCGCCAAGTGCCCGACGGCGGACCTTGAACACGGCCCCTTCGACCTGACGGACTATGACGAACCCCTCCGCTATGCAGGCGTGGTGAGCGTGCCCGGCGCGCCCGGCGGCTGCGTGATCACACAAGAGGGGTACATGCCGAGCGACGACGCCGTGCTGCGCGCGATATCGGCAGGCACTGACGCGTACGGCATCTACTTCAACCCCAAGGGCGGCACTTTCGGAACGCTGGCTCGGGACGGTGAAGTCGCTCTGTCCGAGGAGATCGACCTGTGGCCGGACGAGTCGGCCCCGGCCGCCCACTGGCACTTTCGCTTCTGGCAGCGACGGCACACGTTCCCCCACGGCGCCAATACCCTCGCCTACGCCGCTGCTATGGCAGGTCTGCGTATCAGCGACGCCCAGGAAGCGGTGGAACGTCGCTCGTCACGCCGCTGGGTGGAGCTGCCGCCACAGCTTCACGATGTCCCTTGA
- a CDS encoding class I SAM-dependent methyltransferase — translation MANHQDETRAAYDGVVELYASLFADRLETQPFARAMIGTFAELVRATGNLRAADVGCGPGHLTAMLHELGLDAFGLDLSPGMVDHARRAHPALHFQEARMESLPIEDSVLGGVLAHYSMIHTAPEELPGLLAEQVRVLAPGGLLLVSFFGTDGPEPVWFDHKVAPAYSWPADRLAELLADAGLVPFARLLHDPGSERGFLDAHLLARRS, via the coding sequence GTGGCGAATCATCAGGACGAAACCAGGGCGGCCTACGACGGAGTCGTCGAGCTGTACGCATCGCTGTTCGCAGACCGGCTGGAGACACAACCGTTCGCCCGGGCCATGATCGGCACCTTCGCCGAACTGGTGCGCGCGACGGGCAACCTGCGGGCAGCTGACGTCGGGTGCGGGCCCGGGCATCTGACGGCCATGCTGCACGAGCTGGGCCTGGACGCCTTCGGGCTCGATCTCTCCCCCGGCATGGTCGACCACGCCCGGCGGGCCCATCCGGCGCTGCACTTCCAGGAGGCGCGGATGGAGTCTCTGCCGATCGAGGACAGTGTGCTCGGCGGTGTACTGGCCCACTACTCGATGATCCACACCGCTCCGGAGGAACTGCCGGGGCTGCTCGCCGAGCAGGTACGCGTTCTGGCTCCGGGTGGTCTGCTCCTGGTGTCCTTCTTCGGGACCGACGGACCGGAGCCGGTCTGGTTCGACCACAAGGTGGCGCCTGCCTACAGCTGGCCGGCGGACCGCCTCGCCGAACTGCTGGCCGATGCCGGGCTCGTTCCCTTCGCCCGGCTGCTTCACGATCCGGGCTCCGAACGGGGCTTCCTCGACGCCCACCTGCTGGCCCGCCGTTCGTGA